In Acanthochromis polyacanthus isolate Apoly-LR-REF ecotype Palm Island chromosome 9, KAUST_Apoly_ChrSc, whole genome shotgun sequence, the DNA window AAGCTGCTCTTTGCCGAGTCGGGCTACAAAACAGCAGCttaaaaacacaagacacaCCTCCCTctcctcacacaaacacacacagacgcacaagAGCTCATCACTCCGACACTTTAGCTGCCTCGAAGTTCACCGCCAACTTCCTGTGCCTCCTCTTGGAGGCGGAGCCGGGGGTGTGGCCTGTTGCCGGCGCGTTCTGTCGAGGGGGCGTGTGTGGGGCTGCTGTCGTCATGGAAACGGCGTCAAGCAGTCCAggatgggaggaggaggggtcgCTGTTGGCGGCGTGTTGGTGAGGCTGGCCCATTTTACCGCTCTGGGGTTCGCTCTGAGCTAGCGAGTGGCCAGACGGCTGGTTCTGGGCTTTCTGCGATTGGTTCTTGGCAACGATTTGGGCGGCGCTGTAGAACTCACGAGTTTCTTGGTTCTTTTTGTTGGCTGATACTCGTTTCTTAGTCACCTGTCAGAGCCAAGACGTGGAAGAAACGCTCAAATGCTGCACTTAGAGAAAAGAAGCAACATCACAGTGTAGAAAGTGACATTTAACCTTGAGATCGAGTGCACAAGAATTATCAGCAAAATGATTATTGATTACAGATGCTGGTACACActggagacagaggagactgatgctacTGTCActtgagccaatcagagcccagcacTGTACGCTTGTTTAATTGAAGTCTTTAATGTATCTTATCTAGGCACCGCATTCACCCTCATGCGATGTAGTTTAATAGCTATCACCAGAATTTCCGTCAGCATTAATCAAGTTTTGTCTTGTCTTATATTATCAAAAAGTACCAAAAGTAAAAGTATTCATTACGTAGAATGGCATATGTTATATTAAGTTATTGGATTATAACTATAGATGGTAAAGTTGGTTTAACCACGTTATACAACTAATCTACTGAGCAGCCTGTGAATCCCCCCcacagggattaataaagtttaagTTTAATCTAAAACATTACATCATAATATATACGCTGACTGCATTTTGTATTCTTAAACTAAACCTATAAAGTACGTAAAGCTATGAAATAAATGTAGTGCAGGAAAATGTACAATATTAGTGCCTGTACCTCAATATTGTCCTTGTGTTCAGGTCAAGTAAATATAAATTCTCACTCTGTTCATGCGTTTGTGTAATCTCACTTGTAACGGGATGAACTGGTTGTGGGAGCCGATGGGCAGTGTTGTTGCAGGCTGAGGGCGTTGGGCGCCGGGGAAGGTCCCTGCTGCTCCGTAGAACggctggttctggtggtggtgaGGAGGCAGCGCCATTCCCCACAGAGGGGCGGGACCATAACCCTGAGGGGGCAACAGCAAACCACCTgggacaaagaaagaaagagcatTTCTATGAGATGACTGCATAAAAAAGGTTCTTTATCCCAAGAATGCCTCAAATGATCTATGACAGAGAAAAGACAGCAAAAGTGACACATAGAGTTGGTCTGAAACATCACTAAAATAGCAGAAGGTTAGAAATGCTTTCAAATAAAGAGAAAAGACTTCTGAGGAGTCATGCTGACCAATGTTGAAGAGCAGCTTCTTCtcagaaaaaaagacttttaatTATGAAGTTGCATACAGTCACATTGTGAAAGAAGACACTGACCTTGTTGGTTGAAGACGGGGGTCATGGCTCCTATGGGTGGAGGTCGTATCTGACCAACTCCTGGATATAGAGGAGGAGGGAGCGGGAAGCCCGAACCCACTGAGTTCTACAGATCAACatgagggcggagacagaggaTGAgtcaaaaacacttttttatgtttctatgGACAATTTGTCAGCTGCTTTATGTAAACCTGACATACCTGCTATACCAATAGTTAAATTACAAAGATATCAAcacagaattatttattattctttgatTTTAGCTTCTTCAATGTGAAAGTTTTCTGGGTTCTTTTCTCTCTGACAGTAAACTAGATATCTTTGTTTAATGGACAAAGCAAGGCATTTTAAGACGTCATCTAAGGCTttggaaaactttttttttttttttaacattttctgacattttaaagactgTTTGCTATTACTAGGAAGTGGCAACAGACCACAAAATACCTACAACAGATGACTGGTTTGACATCATTTATGATATCAGAAGACTGAAAAAATTACTTTGATGATCAAACTGCAACTTGATTGTGTCCATTAAAACAATCCAACCATCATTTGCTTAACATGAGCGTGAAGCAGGAAGAGACATCCCAATCTTTAGTCTATAAGCAGAGTTTCCTATTGTGTAGTCCTTTTTTGTTCTTCCTTTAATTTcctcttttcattttattaatgttttttttattctaataGTCCTTCTAATCTTCTGTGCATCATTTAAAGTATTAAATTCAGCCTTTGTGTAAACTGTATTGTGCACAAGATGAACTGTGCTCATGCCTTATACAGAAATCTACAAAAAAGTGTATGTAAAAATGCtcacatatgtgtgtgtatataccaGTCTTTGGAGGGCAAAGAAGGCCGCTTTCTCCTTGGCATCATTTTCTGATTGGCACTGTGGACCATGAACCATCAGCCCGTTGGAAAGCTTCACCTGACACACGACTAGACCCTGTGGGAACAAATAGTAAAGCAAATGAGCATTTATTATGCCAGTTGAGAAAGATGGGAAACATTAGGCGTTTGCTGTAGAGAACCAGCTTAATACACACTGTTACCTGTCTGTTTCGTATGAAGCTGAACTCCGGCGGTGCCATACCCAACCCCACACAGATACAGGCCAGCTCCGACACCTTACTACTCAGCACGGCTTTAGCAGGCCCAGCTGGCGTTGGAGTTGGCAGCATCGGTGCGTCGTTGTGGGGGGTGTTCATCATTGCAGCTGGAGAGAGAACATACGTGATGAAACACTGAAAGTCAACAGTGCTGGTTTGTGGATCTGATCACACTGGATGCTCCTGTGGTGTCAGTTTGGTACCTAGTTTTTTGGACGATCGTCTCCTGTTCTGCTGCTGACCGGCTGATTGCGTAGCGTTTCCTGTCTCTTGGGGGGACGGGCTTCCTGATCCAGTGCTGTCAATCTTCAGCATCTCCTTCAGCACCAGGGTTCCCTTCTACAGCAACAACCAGCACACAACAGCATCCTTCAGCTAcaggtcattttttatgttaAGTAGTTCTACTACAACTTCCACAACCTGCTAAAATTTCTCAGCTCAACCAATCAGTGCCTCGGATACTCACCATGGCGAAAGACTGCGGAGACAACGGGCCATCTGATTGGTTCGTGGGTGCTTGTGGAGGTACAGGAGGCGGTGGGGTTTGCTGACTACCTTTGGAGATCTTTAAACTGGCAATGAGGTCCTCAAATTCAGTCGTAGTCTTAGTAGGGGAAATATGTAAGGGGATAGAAGAACTGTCAATCAGAccaaatcaaatttatttaaatagcacattaaaaaaaaccctgaggTGACCACAGTGCTACATGTTATCAGGCAGGCTGCAAAAAACATTTGTGGAAatataaaagtataaaagtaattaaaatagaataaaacactaaaactaccATAAGAGGACAGCAACTTGTAAGATCcgtccattcattatctatacacctcttaatcctcattagggtcacgaaCTGTAAAGATCATTACGAGTAGCCAAAAGTTATTGTAAATATCAATGCAGGCAGTACATTTTATTAGAAAGGGAAGTCTGTTCCAAAGCTTTGGAGCTGCTACCTACTGTCAATGCTAACGCTCttaaagcaaagaaaacttACAGAGAGgttaaacaaacaggaaaagagGAGGTCAGAAGTCAGTGGCTGCTTGTGTACCTTGTTGGCCGTGTTCTGTGAGGGGAACAGGGAGTTGGCATCTTCGTTTTTCTTTAACAGTCTGATGCTACCAGGAGGAGCCTGCAAGTTACACACACAGGTCAACAAGAGTCATGCACATGATGATTCAGCACACATCTACATGCACCCAAAATCATACCAACACAACTGACTGTATCCATAGTGAAGCAAGATGGAGAAAGATAGAAAAATCTATTTGTATTGTGTTGCATTTTGACTGAAGTGGCACTACTGAAAATGTCAGTAAGGAGCATCGGTGCTACTGCTAGCGAACGTTCGAGGCTCTGAATGTTGTAAACTGGCACAAAAGTAAGCACTATATCAGGCTGCAGCTAACATCAATGAAATGCTACAACATGACACCATGAAGTTCTTTAGCTCAAGCTAACAAGCTGTTAATCTCCTGGTTCTTGTGTGAAAGCCTCATCCTgatctcaaccagttgagctgaATCAGGTGTAGTTttatgctctgtgtgtgtgtgtctgtgtactcACAGATTTGACGGCATGTTGGTTCTTCCCTTGTTGGGCATTTCCTTCCTGCAATTGGAAAATCACAATGTACACAGTCCTCGATCAGCAGGTGGCAGTAAGGTATGTTCATGTCACACTTGTACTCATTTTCTTTCACTAAAGAtaccaaaacacacactgagacttACACTATTCTGCCAGTGAGCTGGAGGTTTGTTAGGCGGGCCAGAGTTCTGCAGAGACTGCCACACATTGCTGTACTCATCTTTACTCTGgatagagacagagacagaatatAAGTACTAAACACATAACAATGGAGTGAAGAGGGGCTGAATACTGATGATGCTGCATCTACCTTCCCCTGTTGTTTCTGGATGGGACCTTTAGAAGGAGAACTTCTGTTGCCCTGAGATGCAGCCTTTGTCACACCATGTTTGTTGTTATGCTGCAGATGAGCAGAGAGAAGTTGGTAAGGTGAGGCAGGTTACCTTGCATAGTAACCTTTGGTCACTTAAAACTGGTAAACCCTGTGCGGCTGTATTGTGTGCGTTCTCCTCCCTCTTACCTGCGTGGGAACAAAGGGTGAACGAGGAGAGTGGTTGAGTCCCGCCAGCTGACGGTGTGAGTTGTAGTTGGCGCCGGCGACAGGCTGAGGTTTGACGATAGCGGTGAGTTTGTGGGAGGTGTGGTCCACTCGGCATCCATGGGAAAGGTTGATCAGAgcacagggagggaggcggtaACCACGAGGAGACGTACACCTGAGAGAGCAGAAATACAGCAGTCAGATGTCTGCTCAGAAACCAGTGTGACGTAGAGCAGGTGGGTTTTACTCAAGCAGTGACACGCCATTCCGGAAAGCTATTTAGAGTTTCATCAGTAGCAGGAAACAGTTGATTTAAATCACTTTATATAGGTTTTGTGCTGAACACACATATTTTATgcaaaggttttatttttatacattttatgcaatatgttttttttctggaagaAAACTGTATTCAGTAAAGCAAATAACAACTGGAGACTTTATGTTTTAATGACAATTATGAGAAAATATAATTTCTCTGATAAAGGTGTAGAAACCTCGTCACAGTAAAGGGTCGGAGCATGTGGTATTTCAGCTTTAAAATTTAAACACATTGCCAAAAAAttttaatattctgtttttgattGAGTGTAGCTTGACTTGGGCGAAAAGTAAAGACAAGGATTTTAGCACAAGactgtgaaataaaatgtgataaactGAATACTATGTCATTATTACAAGATAGAATTTCAAAattcttcttatttttatgaAGGTACAGCACTTAAATAGATTTTAGCTTTCTATTGTAAATATTCCTGAAGAAGCACAAGAGGAGTTTATAACTGGGATTCAACAAGATAATTACTGCTatcggttaaaaaaaaaggtccacATAAGAAGCAGTTTTTATCTTCTAAAACttgcagaaatgataaaaatgggTTTTGCACAAATTGCTCTGAGCTGAAAATGGAAATTGTCATCACTAATTACTACAGCTATAATAATCACACAGCAGATTCACTCAGAGCACAGTTAATTACCTGATGGTGAGACCTCCGGCAAACTCTTCATCAAACAGCACTTCATAGAGAACCTCGGCCTCACGCTCCGCTGAAGACATACAAAGACTCAACGTTAAGCACACACCTTACGCTACTTTTACAATGAGAATAATGTTAATAGAATACACGAGGAAATCGATGGATGAAAGAAACTGGTGTCCTCACCTCCTTTGATGCCAATGATGGTCCCTCTGAGTCCCAGTGGGACGGTGAAGCTCTCCCTGATGTTGACGACTCTGTCGAACAGTCGATATTCTGCATCTGGATCTGGAACCAcaccctgctgctgctccagtggCTACACACAAACATGGAAGTGTGCGAGAAGTcagtaaaagaagcaaaacGAGCCCATTTCACTGCATACTACTATAAAGTTATGACACATGAAGGCAAAATGTTCTCACCCTGAAGAGGAGATGAGGTTTGACTGTCACACGGACTTTCTTAGTGCTCTTCTTAACCTAGGAGATGGACAGTGAGAGTGAGATGGAAGTAGAGAGGATAACGACAGATGTGGGAATGAGTCGCCCCACAGAGACTATTTCTGATGTTTGGAACTGGTGGACGTATGCGGTGGATTGAAACTGTTTGCCAAAGTCACCTTGGCCTTGTCCACTGCATCCTCGATCCTCTCCACGATGGCAGAGTCCAGAACTTGGAGGTCACATGACGTCCTGCTGATGGAGCTGACTGGGTGACTTTTCAACCATGACGTGATTTCAGACACCTTCTCTGCCCTGTGGGGTGACCAAATCATATCAAGCTCATTCATTAATTCACCATTAAAAAAACTCTCAAACATTattctgtgaatgaaaaaagCAGTCATTCGAGAAAAGTCAAGCTAGAGAAAACACTTTACTTATTCATGGTAGGCTAAAGCTCttagtgcaagaacaagatggtAGTAATCCAGGTTCAAAACTCTCAGTGTCTTAAGCTTGTTTGAACCAGCTATGTACTCTATAATGATCCAAAAATAAGTTAATTACAGCAGAATCCCTGAATtgtaacaaaaacataaacattgaaacaaTTCACTCGGTAAAACAATCTGAAATCCCTTTTAAAACTCTTTATAGTATTGGCGTTGGATGAgaatgtatctgtgtgttttacCCGTTCTGGTCCTCTCCAGGCCAGATGTCATCTTCATAGAAAACATCATCGTGACTATTTCTGGACACTGTTTCAAAAACTTCACAAAAcctgtgaaaacacaaagacatcGTCAGTTGTGGAGGTTTTTGTCTTGATTTACTCATGTTCTCTTTTACACATATACATACTGTACAACAATTCATGGTATAATTGCGCATGCTACTTTAAACATAACTGGGTTAAACAAACCAAATAACTCATCAACAAGGATCTCAATCAGCAGCAGCCTGATGGTacatgagcttttttttttttttttacctgtccaggtatTCAGCTAGCAGCTcttcaacagcagcagagtaGAGCCATTCCTTTTCAGTTCTCTTCGTGTATCCAGGAACCTCCTCGTTCTTCTTGTTGAACTTCAGGTTTAGGCCAACGTTGGCTTTTTGTTCCCCACAGGGACTggaagaagaaggaaagatcAGACCAGAGACGAAGCAGTGCCAAACAACTACCAGTCaagcaaaatataaaaacacttacTTCTTCTTAGAGCCTCTGCCAATGAAGATGCTTCCAGAGAAGCGGGAGACGAGATAACTGGTGATGCCGAGACGAGAGGCCAGAACGTATCCAGGATTATACTTCACACAGTATTTCTACACCATATACACAAAGGGGGGAGGATTGAAAATATTCTCAGAACTTAACGGACATCTAAACTGAGGTACTtcacaagtgtgtgtgtcttacaTGCTGATTCTGGATTAAGTGCTCCAGCTGGGGCTCATACGGCACGTTGAAGACGACTCGTACCCGCCCGTCTTTGATGACATCTTGAGAATCTTGCACCTGTAAAGGAAATTTGAAAGTAGGGATGgtattattttaaaagaatactggataaataaatgcacattcATATTTCAATGTGTGGCAGCTTTAatttcaaaatcttttttttttattctccagATTTGGTTGCAGGAGCATGTAATCTTGATATCCGTGTCGCCCCTTTAACAGATATTCTAGAATTTTAACCAGCCGAGggtccacattttcagatatTCACAGACCCAACAGTTTGTGCAAGTTCACATTTTGCGTTTCTTCAGCACCGAAAGCCATTTTTATCAGTTTGCCTTTAATCAGTTCTGAAATTTGCAGTTTAAACTAAATTAAGACAGCCTGGGAGCAAGACATAGGACGGTTCCTTCTGACAGCATTCGGCATAGCAGAAGCAGAGAACTGACAACATACCTCTCCCATGGCACCGTAGTACGGGTTTCCCACCATGAAGACAGTGGTCGCTGGAGGGAAGAGCTCATCTAAGCTCTTAAAGCAGGTCAGAGAGGAGTAAAAGGCCTTGATGTCCTGAGAGGATGAGGGAAGAATCAGAATAAAGTGATGAAAGTCTCAGTGCAATTGACTAAATAGGGGCTATATCACTGTCCATCTATATCAGTGGGGTCTCAATACTACAATCTTAACTTTTGATACCAATATTAAGCATAAACGATACTTAGTTTCACAATCACTAAATCACATGTGGTAcacctgttttgttttacataaCACTAATCATGTGATAAACAGAAACATACTGATGGCATTTGTAAGGTGTAACTGAATGTTTAAACCTATCTAGCATGGCTGCATTGTCTGCAGCTTGGTGGCActgcaagaaaacacaacagctcAGTACAAAATCTAGGTTTCAATGTATACAAGTGAGATACTTATATGCTCTTTACAATTAAGTACAATAATTCCTGACTCAAAGTTATCAGGTTTGAACCATGAACTGATTTTGTGAGGTTTGTGTGTACAGGTACCTTAACCACGGTCTGGTAGGCGAAAGGGAGGACCTGTTTGGACCACTGCTTCTCCAGTTCCACCACCCCATTGGCTTTGGGAACATACTTCCTTCCTGTCAGCAGCTGGCCATATAAAACTACTGCAGTCTCATTCACCACGATGCCTTTCCTCTTCAAGAAACTGgaagaatgaaaaaaacaaactagtaAACAAACATACACATTAAAACGTAgccacacaaaatgacaactttagaaaaaaaacaagacagtaaAACCTTCAACAATCCAATCATGAAAATACATACAAATGCGTACAGTGTTTACTCTATTAACTAATACGcgtcttttgttttattgttttgagtGCCTTACTGTTCAGTGATTCCCTGGACATCTTTCACCCATTCTTTCTGCTCCTTGTCGGACAGGCAGGTGACTTTGGTGGGAGGAGGACTGGACGGTCTGTCGTATACTCGTTGGACACCAGGAGGTTCCTCcaaataaaacctgaaaaacagCGGACAAGATTTCATTTgttacaaaaagacacattctTTGGGTAAGATTCTATCTTCTGAGTGGCATCTATTTATTTCCAAAATATAATCCTTTAATTTATTCTCttattagctaaaaaaaaagtgctatCTTCATACATTGACAATTAACACACAGGCGAAAACTAATCAGTTCCTGTCtgatgacaaaacaaaagcccACTAGCAATTCTTACTTGGTTTCTCCATCTGAAACTGCAATGATGCGAGCTTCCTCTAGATGGGGCCAGTTGACAAACACAGAATTCCCCAGTACTTGTGCGGCAACATCATCACATATCTAAAGATGCAGAGGAAAGAGGAGACAAATGAGACAACTGTTGACactacaagtttttttttcttttaaaatatcagCCATTTCATGCAAGTTGATTTTAGAAGTTGTCACAGATCGATTTGAAAGTATAAAACCTTATTTAGAAGTCTTAATGATTTCTGCCAAGAATAAGTTACAGCCGTACATCACAGGCATAAACAAGCCGACATTAGAACTGGTAAAAGCAATCCATTTTAGAGATCCAGTCATGCTATTACCAGTAATTactttttcagttatttctttGATGGGTTTTTGTATGATTAAGACTACAATTGGAGGCATGAGTAGTTCACTGAAACATACCTCAAACATTTTGAGGCACTACAATAATTTATAATCCAATCCATCCCTACACAGTCTCCAAAACCCTCCTCTTGGTTAACAACAATATTAACCGTAAAAAGACATATATATCCCCAGTCTCTCAAGATCCTTTTGTAAATAGATTTAAGTGTAAAAATGCACCAAAGCATGTAAAGTAAGCCATGCACGCCATAGACtgcacacctacacacacaaagATAATGCATACCTATACATATACTTGTATGCACAAGAAGatcttttttatgtttctatgAATGAAACTGATGATAACTGAAGGCTTCTAATTGACAGTCCCACACCTTTTAGGTATGATAGAGCACGATTTCTTTATAAACAGTCTAAGCAATAAATTGTTTAGGCTTTTATTAAACCAGgtctacaaacacaaacaaaagctcACCGTTTCCCCGTCCTGGGAATGGAGGATATCCAGCATCATGTTCTcccctctgctgctctgctggaaaACGACCACCCCGCTCTTCTTTTTATAAAActaaatgacagtaaatgagTCCGaggaagagagacacaaagaggaAGCATTGTAAAAATCTGCTGCATACATTTACATTTCTATGCTTATTGCTTCTTTATTACTGCATTTCAGAGAAATAAACCAAACAAGCTGCTACTGTGAAATTCAGCAGATTTACAAGTTGGTTTCGACAGGCGTTCAACTTAAACTATTAAATGGTTTGCTTTCAACACAGCTGCACTGTGCTTTCATGCACACCCACCCACCTTGTGTCTGATGTGTTGCAAGGTGGGGAAGCCGCAGAAGTACAGAGCCGAGCGGTCGACGCGCCTGCTGACGTGGTCTAGCTGCACTTGCCAAGCGTCCATAGGGATGTTTGCTTTCCTGTAACATCCAAACACCACAATACAATAAACCCGCAGTGAACACGGAGCTTACTGCGCACCGAGCAGGTATAACAGCTGCTTTTTATTGCCTGTGTTTGGGTGACTCATAGACAAGCGCACAAAAAAGCTAgcagaaaaaataagacatcTCAATGTGTCATCAATCTAAACACAGAATTAACAAGGATCAtttaagacagacagagcagcattagtgtgtgtttgcacagtaCCTGACATGACAGTGGATGATGTTAGGAAACAGCTGAGGCAGGGTGGAGGTGTATGTGAAGTCTAGTTCGTGGTCATACGAGTAGACTGCACACTCTGTGTGACGATTCCTGGCCTTCTCTCCTTTCGACAGCTTGTCATTGCAGGGCTCCATGGCGGCCAGTAAGCACCTCTGtttaatgcacacaaaacaTATACGTAGTTACAAGGTTACCCAGTTCAACTTTTGTGACGTAACTGTGCCACTATTTGGCACCGGGTGTGTGTGTACGTACCTCATCTATGAAAGGAATGAGCACAACAGCTTCCCATTCTTGCTGCTTGCCATTGAGGTCAGTTTTGAAGTCAAGAGGGTAGTACTCAATGATGGGTGACCTTTCACTGGTCATCAGGTGCTGAAACATCAATACAGAATATATTAACATCCATTTGTGTTTAAACGCTGCACAACTTTCATAATTTGGTAATTTAGCCGTCTTTACATATGTTTCTAGCTTTGGTTTCTAGCTGAGGTCTAGTTTAATTTAAACACGTCTGCAATAAATTGTATCTGCACGTCGTAGATCTTCTGTATGTGCGTCAGAGTGTACACTTGGACAGGAGTTTGTTACCCTGTAGCACTCAGGCAGCAGCTCCATGCTGGCA includes these proteins:
- the xrn1 gene encoding 5'-3' exoribonuclease 1 isoform X1, encoding MGVPKFYRWISERYPCLSEVVKEHQIPEFDNLYLDMNGIIHQCSHPNDEDVHFRISEEKIFADIFHYLEVLFRIIKPRKVFFMAVDGVAPRAKMNQQRGRRFRSAKEAEEKIKKALDKGEVLPTEARFDSNCITPGTDFMARLQEQLKYFVHNKLSNDKLWQNVRVYLSGHETPGEGEHKIMEFIRSENSQPGHDPNTRHCLYGLDADLIMLGLTSHEPNFSLLREEVRFGGKKSQKRITAPEETTFHLLHLSLMREYIDYEFSALKNQMGSSYDLERIIDDWILMGFLVGNDFIPHLPHLHINHDALPLLYKTYISVLPSLGGYLNENGNLNLRNFERYMEKLAEFDREHFSEVFVDLKWFESKVGNKYLNEAAGLAAEKEAASKDTNKNEDSALSLAALTSSEQVIGEGKGADEEEEEDDMFETEFRQYKRTYYMTKMGVDVVSDEFLAKQAKCYVEGIQWILHYYYHGVQSWSWYYPFHYAPFLSDIRNISELKLTFDLGKPFMPFQQLLAVLPAASMELLPECYRHLMTSERSPIIEYYPLDFKTDLNGKQQEWEAVVLIPFIDERCLLAAMEPCNDKLSKGEKARNRHTECAVYSYDHELDFTYTSTLPQLFPNIIHCHVRKANIPMDAWQVQLDHVSRRVDRSALYFCGFPTLQHIRHKFYKKKSGVVVFQQSSRGENMMLDILHSQDGETICDDVAAQVLGNSVFVNWPHLEEARIIAVSDGETKFYLEEPPGVQRVYDRPSSPPPTKVTCLSDKEQKEWVKDVQGITEHFLKRKGIVVNETAVVLYGQLLTGRKYVPKANGVVELEKQWSKQVLPFAYQTVVKDIKAFYSSLTCFKSLDELFPPATTVFMVGNPYYGAMGEVQDSQDVIKDGRVRVVFNVPYEPQLEHLIQNQHKYCVKYNPGYVLASRLGITSYLVSRFSGSIFIGRGSKKNPCGEQKANVGLNLKFNKKNEEVPGYTKRTEKEWLYSAAVEELLAEYLDRFCEVFETVSRNSHDDVFYEDDIWPGEDQNGAEKVSEITSWLKSHPVSSISRTSCDLQVLDSAIVERIEDAVDKAKVKKSTKKVRVTVKPHLLFRPLEQQQGVVPDPDAEYRLFDRVVNIRESFTVPLGLRGTIIGIKGAEREAEVLYEVLFDEEFAGGLTIRCTSPRGYRLPPCALINLSHGCRVDHTSHKLTAIVKPQPVAGANYNSHRQLAGLNHSPRSPFVPTQHNNKHGVTKAASQGNRSSPSKGPIQKQQGKSKDEYSNVWQSLQNSGPPNKPPAHWQNSEGNAQQGKNQHAVKSAPPGSIRLLKKNEDANSLFPSQNTANKTTTEFEDLIASLKISKGSQQTPPPPVPPQAPTNQSDGPLSPQSFAMKGTLVLKEMLKIDSTGSGSPSPQETGNATQSAGQQQNRRRSSKKLAAMMNTPHNDAPMLPTPTPAGPAKAVLSSKVSELACICVGLGMAPPEFSFIRNRQGLVVCQVKLSNGLMVHGPQCQSENDAKEKAAFFALQRLVYTHTYNSVGSGFPLPPPLYPGVGQIRPPPIGAMTPVFNQQGGLLLPPQGYGPAPLWGMALPPHHHQNQPFYGAAGTFPGAQRPQPATTLPIGSHNQFIPLQVTKKRVSANKKNQETREFYSAAQIVAKNQSQKAQNQPSGHSLAQSEPQSGKMGQPHQHAANSDPSSSHPGLLDAVSMTTAAPHTPPRQNAPATGHTPGSASKRRHRKLAVNFEAAKVSE
- the xrn1 gene encoding 5'-3' exoribonuclease 1 isoform X2 codes for the protein MGVPKFYRWISERYPCLSEVVKEHQIPEFDNLYLDMNGIIHQCSHPNDEDVHFRISEEKIFADIFHYLEVLFRIIKPRKVFFMAVDGVAPRAKMNQQRGRRFRSAKEAEEKIKKALDKGEVLPTEARFDSNCITPGTDFMARLQEQLKYFVHNKLSNDKLWQNVRVYLSGHETPGEGEHKIMEFIRSENSQPGHDPNTRHCLYGLDADLIMLGLTSHEPNFSLLREEVRFGGKKSQKRITAPEETTFHLLHLSLMREYIDYEFSALKNQMGSSYDLERIIDDWILMGFLVGNDFIPHLPHLHINHDALPLLYKTYISVLPSLGGYLNENGNLNLRNFERYMEKLAEFDREHFSEVFVDLKWFESKVGNKYLNEAAGLAAEKEAASKDTNKNEDSALSLAALTSSEQVIGEGKGADEEEEEDDMFETEFRQYKRTYYMTKMGVDVVSDEFLAKQAKCYVEGIQWILHYYYHGVQSWSWYYPFHYAPFLSDIRNISELKLTFDLGKPFMPFQQLLAVLPAASMELLPECYRHLMTSERSPIIEYYPLDFKTDLNGKQQEWEAVVLIPFIDERCLLAAMEPCNDKLSKGEKARNRHTECAVYSYDHELDFTYTSTLPQLFPNIIHCHVRKANIPMDAWQVQLDHVSRRVDRSALYFCGFPTLQHIRHKFYKKKSGVVVFQQSSRGENMMLDILHSQDGETICDDVAAQVLGNSVFVNWPHLEEARIIAVSDGETKFYLEEPPGVQRVYDRPSSPPPTKVTCLSDKEQKEWVKDVQGITEHFLKRKGIVVNETAVVLYGQLLTGRKYVPKANGVVELEKQWSKQVLPFAYQTVVKDIKAFYSSLTCFKSLDELFPPATTVFMVGNPYYGAMGEVQDSQDVIKDGRVRVVFNVPYEPQLEHLIQNQHKYCVKYNPGYVLASRLGITSYLVSRFSGSIFIGRGSKKNPCGEQKANVGLNLKFNKKNEEVPGYTKRTEKEWLYSAAVEELLAEYLDRFCEVFETVSRNSHDDVFYEDDIWPGEDQNGAEKVSEITSWLKSHPVSSISRTSCDLQVLDSAIVERIEDAVDKAKVKKSTKKVRVTVKPHLLFRPLEQQQGVVPDPDAEYRLFDRVVNIRESFTVPLGLRGTIIGIKGAEREAEVLYEVLFDEEFAGGLTIRCTSPRGYRLPPCALINLSHGCRVDHTSHKLTAIVKPQPVAGANYNSHRQLAGLNHSPRSPFVPTQHNNKHGVTKAASQGNRSSPSKGPIQKQQGKSKDEYSNVWQSLQNSGPPNKPPAHWQNSEGNAQQGKNQHAVKSAPPGSIRLLKKNEDANSLFPSQNTANKTTTEFEDLIASLKISKGSQQTPPPPVPPQAPTNQSDGPLSPQSFAMKGTLVLKEMLKIDSTGSGSPSPQETGNATQSAGQQQNRRRSSKKLAAMMNTPHNDAPMLPTPTPAGPAKAVLSSKVSELACICVGLGMAPPEFSFIRNRQGLVVCQVKLSNGLMVHGPQCQSENDAKEKAAFFALQRLNSVGSGFPLPPPLYPGVGQIRPPPIGAMTPVFNQQGGLLLPPQGYGPAPLWGMALPPHHHQNQPFYGAAGTFPGAQRPQPATTLPIGSHNQFIPLQVTKKRVSANKKNQETREFYSAAQIVAKNQSQKAQNQPSGHSLAQSEPQSGKMGQPHQHAANSDPSSSHPGLLDAVSMTTAAPHTPPRQNAPATGHTPGSASKRRHRKLAVNFEAAKVSE